Proteins from a genomic interval of Quercus lobata isolate SW786 chromosome 11, ValleyOak3.0 Primary Assembly, whole genome shotgun sequence:
- the LOC115966395 gene encoding uncharacterized protein LOC115966395 gives MDGSCPLCNSDLESSLHLFMVCPFAKSLWFRSHWGVRIDLVAFGSTSDFVNFLLSPPFLVNQCLGQKEEFLLYGAILCDMVWKQRNQVLFVDVSLNVDGVSTKISCLFSEHNIPKGSTTYQQVPSSIQTWIPPPGMSFKINVDAAVGPRFSSIAVVARDRRGELVFAGSMKVNTTLPLLAEVEAIKWALSLAPAMGYDCIIVESDCQYCVHLLNDLAERPPWKFWSLCSELRSFLSVLDKVSVMWVPRQCNAVAHTLAKWSLSCNFFGPFDFGNYPACFSSIILEESRRAL, from the coding sequence ATGGATGGGAGCTGCCCTTTGTGTAATTCAGATTTGGAATCTTCTCTTCATCTGTTCATGGTATGCCCTTTTGCAAAATCCTTATGGTTCCGAAGCCATTGGGGCGTGAGGATTGACTTAGTGGCTTTTGGGTCAACATCTGATTTTGTCAACTTCCTCTTGTCCCCCCCTTTCTTGGTTAATCAATGTTTGGGCCAGAAGGAAGAATTTTTGTTGTATGGTGCCATCCTTTGTGACATGGTATGGAAACAGAGAAATCAGGTCCTATTTGTTGATGTCTCTCTAAATGTTGATGGTGTGTCTACGAAGATCTCATGTCTCTTCTCTGAGCATAATATTCCCAAGGGCTCTACCACTTATCAGCAGGTTCCATCCTCTATTCAGACTTGGATCCCTCCCCCAGGTATGtcttttaaaattaatgttGATGCTGCTGTGGGTCCTCGCTTCTCTTCTATAGCTGTAGTGGCGAGAGACCGGAGAGGGGAGTTGGTATTTGCCGGTTCTATGAAAGTGAATACCACCCTCCCTCTCTTGGCGGAAGTGGAGGCTATTAAGTGGGCTCTCTCTTTAGCTCCTGCCATGGGTTATGACTGCATTATTGTGGAATCGGATTGCCAATACTGTGTGCATCTTCTCAATGACTTGGCCGAGCGCCCCCCTTGGAAGTTCTGGTCCTTGTGCTCTGAATTAAGATCGTTTTTGTCTGTCTTAGATAAGGTTTCTGTAATGTGGGTGCCTAGGCAGTGTAATGCAGTAGCCCACACTTTAGCAAAATGGTCTCTTTCTTGTAATTTCTTTGGTCCTTTTGATTTTGGGAATTACCCTGCATGTTTCTCTTCCATCATTTTGGAAGAGTCCCGTAGGGCCTTGTag
- the LOC115967889 gene encoding receptor-like protein EIX2, with translation MNLSMNHLTGKIPESIGNLKNLESLDLSRNKLSGPIPQNLSSLTFLSHLNLSFNNLSGIIPSGNQLQTLNDPSIYQGNSLLCGPPLSTICPGEQTDPEARPNGAEKNDEVGFESLSFYISLVAGFIVGFWGVCGTLVVKKSWRQAYFQTFDNLKDKIYIFIKVKVARLTRER, from the coding sequence ATGAATCTCTCTATGAACCACTTGACAGGAAAAATTCCTGAGAGCATtgggaatttaaaaaatttggaatCACTTGATCTGTCAAGAAACAAACTTTCCGGCCCAATTCCACAAAACTTGTCGTCCTTGACATTCTTGAGTCACTTGAACTTGTCATTCAACAACTTGTCGGGTATAATTCCATCTGGGAATCAACTCCAAACTCTCAATGATCCATCCATTTACCAAGGTAATTCTTTACTCTGTGGACCTCCTCTTTCAACAATATGCCCAGGGGAACAAACTGATCCTGAAGCGAGACCAAATGGAGCAGAAAAGAATGATGAAGTGGGATTTGAGTCGTTATCATTCTACATTAGCTTGGTAGCTGGCTTTattgttgggttttggggagtTTGTGGCACACTTGTTGTTAAAAAATCATGGAGGCAAGCTTACTTCCAAACCTTTGATAATTTGAAAGACAAGATTTATATTTTCATCAAGGTCAAAGTTGCTCGCTTGACAAGAGAAAGATGA
- the LOC115966396 gene encoding receptor-like protein EIX2, whose product MEKNALLSFKEGLTDLSGRLASWVGEDCCSWMGVGCDNTTSHVVELDLRNRFQFSDYSNEDMQNYDKSCLGGKISPSLLNLKHLSYLDLSQNNFKGINIPNFLGSLESLNYLNLSFSLFTGVIPPHLGNLSKLQYLDLNSNSVLFSEYSLVRTLEVKSLQWLVGLPSLKYLDMSSVNIEEVKPDWLQAVNMLPSLLELGLSGCRLVTLPQSISSINFTFLTVLDISHNPFNTSIPLWLSNLTALSTLNIGSNSLRGAIPNVFANLVSLRELDLSDNFYIEGQLPVGLGHLTNLSSLDLSGNNITGKIPFSFGKLCNLQKFALLNNGISGEITEFVDGLSQCSNSKLESLFLGFNRLLGGKLPYSLGALKMLKTLRLESNSFWGSIPDSIGNMSSLQELSLWGNMFNGTISKSVGKLSMLTDLDLSDNHWKCVLTEAHFQNLTRLSYLHLSVDSATWSLVLDVKHDWVPPFNLSKAQFDSISIGPNFPAWLQTQTELLSLRLQNVGISDTIPQGFWNSFSRIEDISLSKNKIRGQVPHFQSYHLLYNLDLSFNNFDGQVPLFPSKMMESVSLRENMFSGTMPENVGEILPLVDYLDLSSNFINGTIPPSIGMLKNLQILVLRNNCLSGELPPHWEELQNLVLLDVANNSISGKLPSSMQFLSSLGWLSLGKNHLEGKFPSFLKNCTKLVNLDLAGNKFYGKLPAWIGESLSSLLRLSLRSNIFDRDIPQQFCLLSSLQILDLAQNNLSGGIPQCLGNLSKSDGKILASLNEKMGNF is encoded by the exons ATGGAGAAGAATGCTCTTCTTAGCTTCAAAGAAGGTCTCACGGATCTATCAGGTCGCCTCGCTTCTTGGGTTGGCGAAGATTGTTGTAGCTGGATGGGTGTTGGATGTGACAACACTACATCACATGTCGTCGAGCTTGACCTCAGAAACCGATTTCAGTTTAGCGACTACAGTAACGAGGACATGCAAAACTACGATAAGTCATGCTTGGGGGGTAAGATAAGTCCTTCTCTACTCAATTTAAAGCATTTGAGTTATCTGGACCTAAGCCAGAACAATTTTAAAGGCATCAATATTCCAAACTTCTTGGGTTCCCTTGAAAGTTTGAATTATCttaatctctctttctcactatTCACCGGTGTTATTCCTCCCCATCTTGGGAATCTATCAAAGTTGCAATATCTTGACCTTAATTCCAATTCAGTCCTCTTCTCAGAGTACTCTCTCGTTAGAACATTGGAAGTCAAAAGTCTACAGTGGCTTGTTGGTCTCCCTTCTCTTAAGTACCTTGATATGAGCTCTGTAAATATTGAGGAAGTTAAACCAGATTGGCTACAGGCAGTTAATATGCTTCCTTCTTTGTTGGAGTTGGGCCTAAGTGGTTGTAGACTTGTTACTCTTCCTCAGTCTATTTCCTCCATCAACTTCACATTTCTTACCGTCCTTGATATCTCTCACAACCCGTTTAACACCTCAATACCTCTATGGTTGTCAAATTTGACTGCCCTTTCAACACTTAATATTGGATCCAATTCCCTTCGAGGTGCCATTCCTAATGTATTTGCTAATTTGGTTTCTTTGCGAGAGCTTGATCTTTCAgataatttttatattgaagGTCAGTTACCAGTTGGTCTGGGACATCTAACCAACTTGAGCAGTTTGGATTTATCTGGAAACAACATTACTGGTAAGATACCATTCTCATTTGGCAAACTTTGCAACTTGCAAAAATTTGCTCTGTTGAACAATGGTATAAGTGGGGAGATAACTGAGTTTGTAGATGGATTGTCGCAATGTTCCAACAGCAAACTAGAATCgctatttttgggttttaatagATTGCTTGGGGGTAAATTGCCGTACTCTTTGGGAGCACTCAAGATGTTGAAAACTTTACGCCTGGAGTCTAATTCCTTTTGGGGTTCAATTCCAGATTCTATAGGAAACATGTCGTCTCTACAAGAACTTTCTCTCTGGGGAAATATGTTCAATGGAACTATTTCAAAAAGTGTGGGAAAACTATCGATGCTTACTGATTTGGATCTTAGCGATAATCATTGGAAATGTGTCTTAACTGAAGCTCATTTTCAGAATCTCACACGATTAAGTTATTTACACTTGTCTGTAGATTCTGCAACATGGTCGTTGGTTTTAGATGTGAAACATGACTGGGTTCCTCCTTTTAACTTGTCAAAAGCCCAATTTGATAGCATATCGATAGGCCCAAACTTTCCGGCGTGGCTTCAAACTCAAACTGAACTTTTGTCTCTTCGGCTTCAGAATGTTGGCATTTCTGATACCATTCCGCAAGGCTTTTGGAATTCCTTCTCAAGGATTGAGGATATTAgtctttccaaaaacaaaattcgAGGACAGGTACCACACTTTCAATCTTATCATCTTTTATATAACTTAGATCTgagtttcaacaattttgatgGTCAAGTCCCACTTTTTCCTAGTAAAATGATGGAATCTGTGAGTCTCCGTGAAAATATGTTTTCTGGAACTATGCCGGAAAACGTAGGTGAAATATTGCCCTTGGTAGATTACTTGGATCTCtcttcaaattttataaatggtACAATCCCCCCTTCTATTGGaatgctaaaaaatttgcaaatcCTTGTTTTGCGTAACAACTGCCTGTCTGGAGAACTTCCTCCTCATTGGGAGGAATTGCAAAATTTAGTTTTGTTGGACGTTGCAAATAACAGCATATCTGGCAAACTTCCAAGTTCAATGCAATTTTTGAGTTCACTAGGGTGGTTATCATTGGGAAAAAATCATCTTGAAGGAAAGTTCCCTTCTTTCTTGAAGAATTGCACAAAATTGGTAAACCTTGATCTTGCAGGAAATAAATTTTACGGAAAACTACCGGCATGGATAGGAGAGAGCTTATCATCATTATTAAGGTTAAGCCTAAGATCCAACATTTTTGACAGGGACATTCCTCAACAATTCTGCCTTCTTTCAAGTCTTCAAATCTTGGACCTCGCACAAAATAATTTGTCAGGAGGAATTCCACAATGCTTAGGGAACTTGAGTAAAAGTGATGGAAAAATTCTTGCTAGTCTTAACGAGAAGAT GGGAAATTTCTGA